Proteins encoded within one genomic window of Flavobacterium gilvum:
- the purL gene encoding phosphoribosylformylglycinamidine synthase: MIHFFENQSNTVFAVQTQNEISAQDISKLNWLFADANKIEKSALSDFFVGPRATMITPWSTNAVEITQNMGILGIIRIEEFQKVSADFNDFDPMLSQKYTELNQNIFTIHIQPEAILNIEDIAAYNQSEGLALSPEEVEYLDNLSTKLGRKLTDSEIFAFSQANSEHCRHKIFNGTFVIDGEEKETSLFKLIKKTSQENPNDIVSAYKDNVAFLKGPRVQQFAPKTADKPDFYEIKEFDSVISLKAETHNFPTTVEPFNGAATGSGGEIRDRLAGGQGSLPMAGTAVYMTSYSRLEQDRPWENAVTERKWLYQTPMDILIKASNGASDFGNKFGQPLITGSVLTFEHEENNRKIGYDKVIMQAGGIGYGKLDQAIKQKPQEGDKIVILGGENYRIGMGGAAVSSADTGAFGSGIELNAIQRSNPEMQKRAANAIRGLVESDNNPIVSIHDHGAGGHLNCLSELVEETGGLIDLDKLPVGDPTLSAKEIIGNESQERMGLVIGKKDIDTLQRIADRERSPMYQVGDVTGDHRFTFESKKTGLKPMDYALEDFFGSSPKTVMTDNTVTYNYAGLEYNVKNIATYLEQVLQLEAVASKDWLTNKVDRCVGGKVAKQQCAGPLQLPLNNCGVMALDYQGKEGIATSIGHSPIASLIDPVAGTRTAIAESLSNIVWAPIKDGLKGISLSANWMWACKNEGEDARLYAAVKSCSDFAIELGINIPTGKDSLSMKQKYPNDEVIAPGTVIISAGGNCIDIRKVVEPVLQKDGGSIYYINLSQDDFKLGGSSFAQTLNVIGNDVPTIKDTAFFKNAFNTLQELILDNQILAGHDIGSGGLITTLLEMCFADVNLGAKIDFSVFEEKDIIKYLFSENIAVVFQADSDEIVEAKLNANGISFYKLGNATSEPTLDFGPCKLDINKYRDIWFKTSFLLDQKQSKNGTAQARFDNYKNQVLNYNFPTHFTGKKPVIDSSKPRPKAAIIREKGSNSEREMANAMFLAGFDVKDVHMTDLISGRETLEDIQFIGAVGGFSNSDVLGSAKGWAGAFKYNEKANTALKNFFKREDTLSVGICNGCQLFMELEVINPEHEVHGKMLHNDSHKHESIFTSVKIQENKSVMLSTLAGSTLGVWVSHGEGKFNLPYAEDQYNIVGKYGYEGYPANPNGSAYNTAMMCDKTGRHLVMMPHIERSTFQWNWANYPKDRNDEVTPWHEAFVNAKKWIDNTNK; encoded by the coding sequence ATGATTCATTTCTTTGAAAACCAAAGCAACACCGTTTTTGCAGTACAAACTCAAAACGAAATTTCGGCTCAAGACATTTCAAAACTCAACTGGCTTTTTGCCGACGCAAATAAAATAGAGAAATCCGCATTGTCGGATTTTTTTGTTGGTCCTCGCGCCACAATGATTACGCCTTGGAGCACCAATGCTGTAGAAATCACTCAAAACATGGGAATTTTGGGAATCATTCGCATTGAAGAATTTCAGAAAGTATCAGCCGATTTCAATGATTTCGACCCGATGCTTTCGCAAAAATACACCGAATTGAATCAGAATATTTTCACGATTCATATTCAACCCGAAGCTATTTTAAATATTGAAGATATAGCAGCTTATAACCAATCCGAAGGTTTGGCTTTAAGTCCGGAAGAAGTAGAATATTTAGATAATCTTTCAACCAAATTAGGTAGAAAATTAACGGATTCAGAAATTTTTGCTTTTTCACAAGCCAATTCAGAACACTGTCGCCACAAGATTTTCAACGGAACTTTTGTTATTGACGGAGAAGAAAAAGAAACCTCTCTTTTTAAATTAATCAAGAAAACATCTCAGGAAAATCCAAACGATATCGTTTCGGCATACAAAGACAATGTCGCTTTTCTAAAAGGGCCAAGAGTACAGCAATTTGCACCAAAAACTGCCGACAAACCTGATTTTTACGAAATAAAAGAATTTGATTCGGTTATCTCTTTAAAAGCAGAAACACATAATTTCCCAACCACCGTAGAGCCTTTCAATGGAGCTGCAACCGGATCGGGAGGAGAAATTCGTGACCGTTTGGCTGGAGGACAAGGTTCGTTGCCAATGGCAGGAACTGCAGTTTATATGACTTCCTATTCCCGTTTGGAACAAGATAGACCTTGGGAAAATGCAGTAACCGAAAGAAAATGGTTGTACCAAACTCCAATGGATATCTTAATTAAAGCTTCAAACGGAGCTTCAGATTTTGGAAATAAATTTGGTCAACCGCTTATCACGGGTTCTGTTTTAACTTTCGAACACGAAGAAAACAACCGCAAAATTGGTTACGACAAAGTAATCATGCAAGCGGGTGGAATTGGTTACGGAAAATTAGACCAAGCCATTAAACAAAAACCGCAAGAAGGAGACAAAATCGTTATCCTTGGCGGAGAAAATTATAGAATCGGGATGGGTGGAGCTGCGGTTTCCTCAGCAGATACAGGAGCTTTTGGTTCTGGAATTGAATTAAACGCAATCCAACGTTCGAATCCTGAAATGCAAAAACGCGCTGCCAACGCCATTCGTGGTTTGGTAGAAAGTGACAATAACCCAATCGTTTCTATACACGATCACGGTGCGGGCGGACACTTAAACTGTCTATCGGAATTGGTGGAAGAAACTGGAGGTTTGATTGATTTGGACAAATTGCCTGTGGGCGACCCAACGCTTTCCGCAAAAGAAATCATTGGTAACGAATCCCAAGAAAGAATGGGATTGGTTATTGGTAAAAAAGACATTGACACCTTACAAAGAATTGCCGACAGAGAGCGTTCTCCAATGTATCAAGTTGGTGACGTAACTGGCGACCACCGTTTTACTTTCGAATCTAAAAAAACAGGTTTAAAACCTATGGATTATGCTTTGGAAGATTTCTTTGGAAGTTCTCCAAAAACAGTAATGACGGACAATACTGTTACTTACAATTATGCAGGATTAGAATACAACGTAAAAAACATCGCTACATATTTAGAGCAAGTTTTACAATTGGAAGCCGTAGCTTCTAAAGACTGGCTAACCAATAAAGTGGATCGTTGTGTAGGCGGAAAAGTAGCCAAACAACAATGTGCGGGACCATTACAATTGCCTTTGAACAATTGTGGTGTTATGGCTTTGGATTACCAAGGAAAAGAAGGAATTGCAACCTCAATTGGGCACTCTCCTATTGCCTCTTTGATTGACCCTGTTGCTGGAACAAGAACAGCAATTGCAGAATCATTATCCAATATTGTTTGGGCTCCGATTAAAGACGGATTGAAAGGAATTTCATTGTCCGCCAACTGGATGTGGGCTTGTAAAAACGAAGGTGAAGACGCACGTTTGTATGCTGCTGTAAAAAGTTGTTCGGATTTTGCAATCGAATTAGGAATCAATATTCCGACTGGAAAGGATTCGCTTTCGATGAAACAAAAATATCCAAACGACGAAGTAATTGCCCCAGGAACGGTTATTATTTCGGCTGGAGGAAATTGTATTGATATTAGAAAAGTTGTTGAGCCAGTTTTACAAAAAGACGGCGGTTCTATCTATTATATTAACTTATCCCAAGATGACTTCAAATTGGGAGGTTCTTCATTCGCACAAACACTGAATGTTATCGGAAACGATGTGCCAACAATCAAAGACACAGCTTTTTTTAAGAATGCTTTCAACACGCTTCAAGAATTGATTTTAGACAATCAAATTTTGGCAGGACATGATATCGGAAGCGGTGGTTTGATTACTACTTTATTGGAAATGTGTTTCGCCGATGTGAATTTGGGAGCCAAAATTGATTTCTCTGTTTTTGAAGAAAAAGACATTATCAAATATCTTTTTTCCGAAAACATAGCTGTCGTTTTCCAAGCGGATTCAGATGAAATTGTTGAAGCTAAATTAAATGCAAATGGAATTTCTTTCTATAAATTAGGAAATGCAACTAGCGAACCGACTTTGGACTTTGGCCCATGCAAATTGGATATCAACAAATACAGAGATATTTGGTTCAAGACTTCATTCCTTTTAGACCAAAAACAATCCAAAAATGGAACAGCTCAGGCTCGTTTTGACAATTATAAAAATCAAGTATTAAACTATAATTTCCCAACTCATTTTACAGGAAAAAAACCTGTAATTGACAGTTCAAAACCAAGACCAAAAGCAGCAATTATACGTGAAAAAGGAAGTAATTCTGAGCGTGAAATGGCAAATGCGATGTTCTTGGCAGGATTTGATGTAAAAGACGTTCACATGACCGATTTGATTTCGGGACGCGAAACGTTGGAAGATATTCAGTTCATCGGAGCTGTTGGAGGATTCTCCAATTCGGATGTTTTGGGTTCAGCAAAAGGTTGGGCCGGAGCGTTCAAATACAACGAAAAAGCGAATACCGCTTTGAAAAACTTCTTCAAAAGAGAAGACACTTTATCTGTTGGAATTTGCAACGGTTGTCAGTTATTCATGGAATTGGAAGTAATTAACCCTGAGCATGAAGTTCACGGAAAAATGCTTCATAACGACAGTCACAAGCACGAAAGTATTTTCACTTCCGTAAAAATTCAGGAAAACAAATCGGTAATGTTATCGACTTTGGCAGGAAGTACTCTTGGAGTTTGGGTTTCGCATGGTGAAGGAAAATTCAATTTGCCATACGCAGAAGACCAATACAATATCGTTGGAAAATATGGTTATGAAGGATATCCTGCAAATCCAAATGGATCGGCTTACAACACAGCGATGATGTGTGACAAAACAGGTCGTCACTTGGTTATGATGCCACATATCGAGCGTTCTACTTTCCAATGGAACTGGGCAAATTATCCAAAAGACAGAAATGACGAGGTAACGCCTTGGCATGAAGCTTTTGTTAATGCAAAAAAATGGATTGACAATACTAATAAATAA
- a CDS encoding DUF6438 domain-containing protein, whose translation MFHASTCFGTCPEINLEINADEKIKIKSLFYKAELLKDDVRSGSFVGQLDNETFEELKKLIIQSRLTTHNINDKELCCDGAIKTIITYHNGKRNYVKTMFEPMILGKLIHFLYEIDTKVNLEKTNMKFKFEQ comes from the coding sequence ATTTTCCATGCTTCAACTTGCTTTGGAACTTGCCCAGAAATAAACTTGGAAATTAATGCTGACGAAAAGATAAAAATTAAAAGTCTTTTCTATAAAGCTGAACTGTTAAAAGACGATGTTCGCTCCGGAAGTTTTGTCGGACAACTAGACAATGAAACGTTTGAAGAATTAAAAAAGTTAATCATTCAGTCTAGATTAACTACTCATAATATTAATGATAAAGAATTGTGTTGTGATGGTGCGATTAAAACGATAATAACTTATCATAATGGAAAAAGAAATTATGTCAAAACAATGTTTGAACCTATGATTTTAGGAAAATTGATACATTTTTTATATGAAATTGACACTAAAGTAAATCTTGAAAAAACTAATATGAAATTCAAGTTCGAACAATAA
- a CDS encoding PaaI family thioesterase has translation MTIDKDKILEYCKQFSKNTLMETLNIEFIDAGEGFLVAKMPVNPSVHQPMGLLHGGASVALAESVGSAASHFFIDAKEQEVRGIEISANHLKSIREGVVFGTARIIHKGRSLHLWEIKITDEEGNLISLCKLTNIVLTKEKK, from the coding sequence ATGACAATAGACAAAGATAAAATACTCGAATATTGCAAACAGTTTTCCAAAAACACTTTGATGGAAACTCTGAATATCGAGTTTATAGATGCCGGCGAAGGTTTTCTTGTTGCCAAAATGCCCGTGAATCCTTCTGTCCATCAGCCAATGGGATTGTTGCACGGAGGTGCTTCGGTGGCATTGGCGGAAAGTGTGGGTAGTGCCGCTTCGCATTTTTTTATTGATGCAAAAGAACAGGAAGTGCGCGGAATCGAAATTTCGGCAAATCATTTGAAAAGTATTCGCGAAGGCGTTGTTTTCGGTACAGCCCGAATTATTCACAAAGGAAGAAGTTTGCATCTTTGGGAAATTAAAATCACCGATGAAGAAGGAAATTTGATTTCGCTTTGTAAATTGACAAACATAGTTTTGACGAAAGAGAAAAAATAA
- a CDS encoding isochorismate synthase, whose amino-acid sequence MSVFFEKVILQQQQNLPFVLYCKPNSDTIIGMFQQNDNLYEAVDFTEKGFVFSSFDGNKTFLIPENESKILGVVWEKEEFEFSEYIKQIPNVSNKNNFESIVAKGIQAIENNEFKKVVLSRKETIELENFDLVVTFKKLIQLYPTACVYCFYHPKVGIWMGATPEQLVKANVNVFETMALAGTQKDYGSEEIVWGQKEKEEQQFVTDYIVEQLNEVALEVSVTEPYSLKAGSIWHLKSDIWGVLNAGFSLKQVVQLLHPTPAVCGLPKEASKRFILENENYDRTFYTGFLGELNSSFAVDSVSSSLFVNLRCMEIEIDAEQHTAKANLFMGCGITKDSIPEKEWEESVNKSMTMKKVLK is encoded by the coding sequence ATGAGTGTTTTTTTTGAAAAAGTAATACTGCAACAACAGCAAAACTTGCCTTTTGTGTTGTATTGTAAACCCAATTCGGATACCATAATCGGGATGTTTCAACAAAACGATAATTTGTATGAGGCAGTTGATTTTACCGAAAAAGGGTTTGTTTTTTCTTCTTTTGACGGAAATAAAACTTTTTTAATCCCCGAAAATGAATCCAAAATTCTTGGAGTTGTTTGGGAGAAAGAAGAATTTGAATTTTCTGAATACATAAAGCAAATTCCTAATGTATCGAATAAAAATAATTTTGAAAGTATTGTAGCCAAAGGAATTCAAGCCATAGAAAATAATGAATTCAAAAAGGTGGTTCTTTCCCGCAAAGAAACAATTGAATTGGAAAATTTTGATTTGGTTGTGACTTTCAAAAAATTAATACAATTGTATCCTACGGCTTGTGTGTATTGTTTCTATCACCCAAAAGTTGGAATCTGGATGGGCGCCACTCCAGAACAATTGGTGAAAGCCAATGTCAATGTATTTGAAACAATGGCTTTGGCGGGGACACAAAAAGATTATGGTTCGGAGGAAATTGTTTGGGGACAGAAAGAAAAAGAAGAACAGCAATTTGTTACAGATTATATCGTAGAACAACTGAATGAAGTTGCTTTGGAGGTATCCGTTACAGAACCGTATAGTCTTAAAGCGGGGAGTATTTGGCATTTGAAAAGCGATATTTGGGGAGTTTTGAATGCAGGTTTCAGTTTGAAGCAAGTGGTTCAATTGTTGCATCCAACTCCTGCAGTTTGCGGATTGCCAAAAGAAGCTTCGAAAAGGTTTATTTTGGAAAATGAAAATTACGACCGAACATTTTACACTGGATTTTTAGGGGAATTGAACAGTAGTTTTGCAGTAGATTCGGTTAGTTCAAGTTTGTTTGTTAATTTGCGTTGTATGGAAATTGAAATTGATGCGGAGCAGCATACCGCTAAAGCTAATTTGTTCATGGGTTGTGGTATCACAAAAGACAGTATTCCTGAAAAAGAGTGGGAGGAAAGTGTGAACAAGTCAATGACGATGAAAAAAGTATTAAAATAG
- the bshB1 gene encoding bacillithiol biosynthesis deacetylase BshB1: MKLDILAFGAHPDDVELGCSGTILKEISLGKKVGIVDLTRGELGTRGSAEIRDEEANAAAEILGVSVRENLNMRDGFFVNNEKHQLEIIKMIRKYQPEIVLCNAIDDRHIDHGKGSKLVSDACFLSGLVKIETVLDGKIQKAWRPKVVYHYIQWKNIEPDFVVDITGFTDKKIESILAYRSQFYDPNSKEPESPISSKNFLESLNYRSRDLGRLTGVEYAEGFTVERYLAVNSLGDLK, encoded by the coding sequence ATGAAATTAGATATACTCGCTTTTGGAGCGCACCCAGATGATGTGGAATTGGGTTGTTCCGGAACAATTTTAAAAGAGATTTCTTTGGGGAAAAAGGTTGGAATTGTCGATTTGACACGCGGGGAACTCGGAACCCGTGGTTCTGCCGAAATTAGAGATGAAGAAGCGAATGCCGCTGCAGAAATTTTAGGTGTTTCTGTTCGCGAGAATCTGAATATGAGAGATGGTTTTTTTGTCAATAACGAAAAGCACCAACTCGAAATTATAAAGATGATTCGAAAGTATCAACCTGAAATTGTATTGTGCAATGCGATAGACGACAGACATATCGATCACGGAAAAGGAAGTAAATTAGTTTCGGATGCTTGTTTTTTGTCTGGTTTGGTGAAAATAGAAACGGTTTTGGATGGCAAAATCCAAAAAGCTTGGAGACCCAAAGTGGTGTATCATTATATACAATGGAAAAATATAGAACCTGATTTTGTTGTTGACATCACCGGATTTACCGATAAGAAAATAGAATCTATTTTGGCGTATCGTTCTCAGTTTTATGATCCAAATTCCAAAGAACCAGAGTCGCCGATTTCGAGCAAAAACTTTCTGGAAAGTCTTAATTACCGTTCCAGGGATTTAGGAAGGCTTACTGGTGTCGAGTATGCCGAAGGTTTTACAGTCGAAAGATATTTGGCAGTCAATAGCTTAGGTGATTTGAAGTAA
- a CDS encoding YegP family protein yields MGTFLVSKRKNDEFQFVLKAGNGQVILASEGYTTKAACENGIESVRKNSQDDARFDRLEAKNGKPYFNLKASNGQIIGNSEMYESVAARDNGIESVKKNAPDADVKEDL; encoded by the coding sequence ATGGGAACATTTTTAGTAAGCAAAAGAAAAAATGATGAATTTCAGTTTGTATTAAAAGCAGGAAACGGACAAGTTATTCTTGCGAGCGAAGGATATACAACCAAAGCTGCCTGTGAAAACGGAATAGAATCTGTGAGGAAAAATTCTCAAGACGATGCACGATTTGATAGATTGGAAGCCAAAAACGGAAAACCTTATTTCAATCTTAAAGCTTCAAACGGACAAATAATTGGCAATAGTGAAATGTACGAATCGGTTGCGGCACGTGATAATGGAATTGAATCGGTAAAGAAAAATGCTCCTGATGCCGATGTGAAAGAAGATTTGTAG
- a CDS encoding PAS domain-containing sensor histidine kinase, which produces MAEKQNPIPNSNYIFEHFFELSADLLCIAGFDGFFKKINPAVSQLLGYTNEELFSRPINDFVYHEDKDITAKVRNQLHNNKPLFHFENRYVTKNGEIVWLSWTSMPVEDEKLVYAIAKNITHTKKIEEERNQLLKKITTINSDLKKLSFTSSHDLRSPVNNLLSIFDLLDISKIEDSETLEFIEMMKIACETLKQTLNDYVDVLIMEDRTIAQIEELDLNECLNTVTRSINSLIQNSKTVINVDFSEIEKINFNKAYLESIYLNLITNSIKYAQPGHSPVISISSRDNDGINQLIFSDNGSGFDMKMVKDKIFGLHQKFHNHIDSKGIGLYLVNSHITSLGGKIDVESTINKGTTFTISFKKELN; this is translated from the coding sequence ATGGCAGAAAAACAAAATCCAATTCCAAACAGCAATTATATTTTTGAGCATTTTTTTGAACTATCCGCAGATTTGTTATGCATAGCAGGATTTGATGGTTTTTTTAAAAAAATAAATCCTGCTGTTTCTCAATTATTAGGTTATACAAACGAAGAATTATTTTCTAGACCAATCAATGATTTTGTTTACCATGAAGACAAGGATATCACTGCAAAAGTCAGAAATCAACTTCATAATAACAAACCTCTATTCCACTTTGAAAATCGTTACGTAACAAAAAATGGTGAAATCGTTTGGCTTTCATGGACATCAATGCCTGTAGAGGACGAAAAATTGGTTTATGCAATAGCAAAAAACATTACACACACCAAAAAAATAGAGGAAGAACGAAATCAACTTCTAAAAAAAATCACTACCATAAATTCAGACCTCAAAAAATTAAGTTTCACCAGCTCCCATGATTTAAGATCACCGGTAAACAATCTGCTGTCAATTTTTGATCTATTGGATATTTCAAAAATTGAAGATTCAGAAACATTAGAATTCATCGAAATGATGAAAATCGCATGTGAAACTTTAAAACAAACTCTGAATGACTATGTTGACGTTTTAATTATGGAAGACAGAACCATTGCTCAAATTGAAGAACTAGATTTGAATGAATGTCTCAACACAGTGACACGTTCCATTAATTCATTAATACAAAACTCAAAAACAGTGATTAATGTTGATTTCTCCGAAATTGAAAAAATTAATTTCAACAAAGCGTATTTAGAAAGCATATACCTCAATTTGATAACCAATTCCATCAAGTATGCGCAACCGGGTCATTCTCCGGTTATTTCAATTTCTTCAAGAGATAACGATGGAATTAATCAATTGATTTTTTCAGACAATGGCAGCGGTTTTGACATGAAAATGGTAAAAGACAAAATATTTGGGTTGCACCAAAAATTCCACAACCACATCGACAGCAAAGGCATTGGTCTATATTTGGTAAACAGTCATATAACAAGTTTAGGAGGTAAAATTGATGTAGAAAGCACTATAAACAAAGGGACAACCTTTACCATATCATTCAAAAAAGAATTGAATTAA
- a CDS encoding M28 family metallopeptidase yields MKKNLTLLLFVATLSCFAQKNDVNKEDPTRFMNTITAEKLKTKLYIVASDEMEGRDTGSKGQKKAGNYLIEQYKKSKIPFPKGATSYYQPVPASYLNAKRNENLPDSENIWAYIEGSEKPEEVLVISAHYDHVGIKNGEIYNGADDDGSGTVAILQIAEAFQKAKKEGHGPKRSILFLHVTGEEHGLHGSRYYSEHPLFPIANTVADINIDMIGRRDIDHSDTNKYVYVIGADRLSTDLHNITVEQNKKYTQLDLDFKFNDPKDPNHFYERSDHYNFAKFGIPAVFLFNGVHEDYHQKTDEPNKIEYDALAKRAQLAFVIAWELANRPERIVVDKPIK; encoded by the coding sequence ATGAAAAAAAACTTAACTCTCTTATTGTTTGTAGCAACGCTTTCCTGTTTTGCCCAAAAAAATGATGTCAATAAAGAGGACCCAACGAGGTTCATGAACACCATAACGGCAGAAAAACTAAAAACCAAACTTTATATCGTTGCTTCTGATGAGATGGAAGGTCGCGACACGGGTTCCAAAGGACAAAAGAAAGCCGGAAATTATCTTATCGAACAATACAAAAAAAGCAAAATCCCTTTTCCAAAAGGAGCTACGAGCTATTATCAGCCTGTTCCAGCATCTTACCTGAATGCTAAACGCAATGAAAACCTGCCTGATTCTGAAAACATTTGGGCGTACATTGAAGGCTCTGAAAAACCCGAAGAAGTTTTGGTAATTTCTGCTCATTATGACCACGTAGGAATCAAGAATGGCGAAATCTATAATGGAGCCGATGATGATGGTTCTGGAACGGTTGCAATTCTACAAATAGCAGAAGCTTTTCAAAAAGCAAAAAAAGAAGGTCACGGGCCCAAACGTTCTATTTTGTTCCTTCACGTAACCGGAGAAGAACATGGTTTGCACGGATCGCGCTACTATTCTGAGCACCCATTGTTCCCAATTGCCAACACGGTGGCCGATATCAACATTGATATGATAGGCCGTCGCGATATCGATCACTCTGATACCAACAAATATGTTTATGTAATTGGAGCTGATAGATTATCAACCGATTTACACAACATCACCGTTGAACAAAATAAGAAATACACTCAGTTGGATCTGGATTTTAAATTCAATGACCCAAAAGATCCAAATCACTTTTACGAACGTTCAGACCATTATAATTTTGCAAAATTTGGCATTCCTGCCGTATTCCTTTTCAACGGAGTTCATGAAGATTATCACCAAAAAACAGATGAACCCAATAAAATAGAATATGACGCCTTGGCAAAAAGAGCTCAATTGGCTTTTGTAATAGCGTGGGAGTTGGCAAACAGACCTGAAAGAATTGTGGTGGATAAACCAATAAAATAA